tgactctgagtagtaaaccggattcgtatagtagagcagttatttgaaatggctccaagtagcgcgtggtagcatccacaagatgacatagatattcgtaaagcacacacggatctgaaaggttcagacccattgactaataacctctctcacaagcataacatgatcaaaccagaactcattgagtgttaatcacatagtgatgtgaactagattgttgactctagtaaactctttggatgttggtcacatggtgatgtgacctgtgagtgttagtcacatggtgatgtgaactagattattgactctagtgcaagtgggagactgttggaaatatgccctagaggcaataataaattggttattattatatttccttgttcatgataatcgtttattatccatgctagaattgtattgataggaaactcagatacatgtgtggatacatagacaacaccatgtccctagtaagcctctagttgactagctcgttgatcaatagatggttacggtttcctgaccatggacattggatgtcgttgataacgggatcacatcattaggagaatgatgtgatggacaagacccaatcctaagcctagcacaagatcgtgtagttcgtttgctaagagcttttctaatgtcaagtatcatttccttacaccatgagattgtgcaactcccgaataccataggaatgctttgggtgtaccaaacgtcacaacgtaactgggtggctataaaggtgcactacaggtatcttcgaaagtgtctgttgggttggcacgaatcgagactgggatttgtcactccgtgtaaacgcagaggtatctctgggcccactcggtaggacatcatcataatgtgcacaatgtgatcaaggagttgatcacgggatgatgtgttacggaatgagtaaagagacttgccggtaacgagattgaacaaggtatcgggataccgacgatcgaatctctggcaagtaacataccgattgacaaagggaattgtatacgggattgattgaatccccgacatcgtggttcatccgatacgatcatcgtggaacatgtgggagccaacatgggtatccagatcccgctgttggttattgaccggagaacgtctcggtcgtgtctgcatggttcccgaacccgtagggtctacacacttaaggttcgaggttcgatgacgctagggttatagggaatagatatacgtggttaccgaatattgttcggagtcccggatgagatcccggacgtcacgaggagttccggaatggtccggagataaagatttatatatgggaagtcctgttttggtcaccggaaaagtttcgggtgctatcggtaatgtaccgggaccaccgggagggtcccggggtccaccaggtggggccaccggccccagagggctgcgcgggccaagtgtgggaagggaccagcccctaggtgggctggtgcgcctcccacaaggggccagggtgcaggaaggggggggggagggcgaaaccctaggctcagatgggcctaaggcccatctagtggggggcccccctctccccccccccttggccgcccccaagtccaatctagggctggccgcaccccttgaggGGGGGACCCTAGatggggcgcagcccctcccctcccctatatatattgggggttttggggctgccatacacatgagaacatctctctcttggcgcagccctacccctctccctcctcctctcccgcggtgcttggcgaagccctgcaggattaccacactcctccatcaccaccacgccgtcgtgctgctgctggacggagtattccccaacctctccctctctccttgctggatcaaggcgtgtgagacgtcaccgggctgcacgtgtgttgaacgcggaggcgccgtggttcggcacttagatcggaatcaaccgcgatctgaatcgctacgagtacgactccttcatccgcgttcttgcaacgcttccgcatcgcgatctataatggtgtgtagatgcactccccttcccctcgttgctagattactccatagattgaacttggtgatgcgtagaaaattttgaatttctgctacgttccccaacaatttgaTGGCATAATCTTAACACCCAAATCAAATAATATTTGACATGGCCACGACAAACAACTCACAAGTCACAAACAAGCATATTATGGCGATTGCAATACACTAACGGAACATTTCTTGGGTGGCGGAGTGAGTGCCGCCTTGAGCTTTTGTATGGTGGGCATGTCAGTCTTCAATGACTTGGCGAGCACCTCATCATCAGCATCCGTGCCGAACACGGTAACGGGAACGGATAAGGTGCCCGCGGCGACACTACCAAAGGCCGAGAGAGCGATTGCTGGGCTTTGCCCCGGGTTGGATTGGTAGTGCACCATACCCTTGGGGAACGCAAAAATGTCACCGACGGCCAAGTCTTGCGTGTAGAGCTTGCTGGTTGTGTCCACAAAGCCGACAGAGAGGGCACCGTTGAGGACAAGAAACAGCTCAGCGGCACGCGGGTGTGTGTGCGGGGGATTGATGGATTATGAGGGGAACCTGAGCAAGGCGTAGGACACGCTCTTCCCGTTAAGGGCTGGGAACTCCATCATGGTAGCCTTGGTTACAGTGAAGTTCTACGCCCCCGGCATCGGCATCGGCATGGTCATGTTTATGACGGCGCGGAAGCCGGTTTAGGTGCAGAAGTCACCAGTGCTGTTCGTTGGTGCTTTCCCATACATATTTTTTGGGACGACAAAGTCTGTGAGGATGTCTGGGTCGCTGACAACGGCGGCTAGTGGCGCCGAGACCAATGCAACGACCACCAATACTAAGGTGTAGGAGCTCATGGAATCCATTGAAATTGAATGTATCTGCAAGCTAAGCTAATAACTTAGCTGTGCTAAGAGAATTAGAGGCCTTTTACGGTACATCAGAATAATACGAGGAGTCTATTTCAAGTCATTCAAGGGGCTAGATCCACTAACACTACTAGAAAAAACCAGTAGTATATTTTGTTCAAGGAGCAAAATTGGAAGACCTACAAAATAAGTACCAAAACTCTCACTGTTGGTTGATGCGATGCCCAGTTGGAGACTTGGGGCTCCCACTTAATGGCACGGAGGCCAGCTCCGATCTATTGTTGGACATGCCCGTTGATGACTGGCGATGGCATCAACGAGTCCGCAGGAGGATGGTCACCGTGAGGGATTTTACTACttaaagaaacaaaaaaaaaaagACAAAACTATCCCGCTAATCAATGATGATTTAGTAACTCGGTTCTAGAAGTATTATGATGTACCATAAAAAACTCGAGAATTATTGATGGAGGCTGGTGAAAGATGTTGGGCTGCTTGCTGTGTTACACAAGCGGGCAACCTATTTATGTGACGAAGAGTCTatgggggtgtttggttcagggactttttagtcccagagattaaaaaaagtccctaaaaagtccctaggaaccaaacggaagggactttttctacaggaactagaaaaagactctactagagagtcttttttTGACTAGtcctgggactagaaaaagtcttaggacttctgaaccaaacaccccctatGACATCTAGGATGATGTATGAGCATTCTAGAATTGCAAGCTGTTACCAGCTAGCTAGCACACACATCTGAGGAAGATTTAACTGGCCTATGCATGCAACTCTTTGGTGTCTCCAAGTAATGCAACTCAGAAACATTTTTTATCATTCTAATAAATAAAACCTGGGCGTTTGTGTCTCTCACTCTCAACTTCACCAATCTGAGCTGTCTGAACTGTTCAGCAAATAGCCTACAACTGTGTGTCTGTTTTAACACTGCATTATTAAGTATTAACCATTAAATGTCACAAGAGCATCGTGtccactcacacacacacacacacacacacacacacacacacacacacacacacacagagcgCCGCAAACTCCAAAAGCACCTCGTGGAGTTTTTAGTTTAGTGAGCAGCAAAAGCTCCAAAACACGAGAGGATGAAGCGTCAAAAGCAGCACCGGCTTATCACACGGTGGAGTTTAGGCATCTTTGGGGCTGAAACAATATCGAAACGGAACCACAACACTCTACTCAAATGTATAATTACTATAATACGTCACACACTCACACTGAAAGTAACATGGCAGAGTTTACATGTAACAATgcaaggaaaaaagaaaagagtTGCATGACAGACAAAAGTGTATTTGATGGCACATTCTTCACACGATGATTAAATAAATTTGACACGATCACAATATCAACTCACAAACCACAAGAAGCATATTATTACAAGTCACAACAATCACAACTGAAACTAACAATACAACCGGGATTATGCCACTATCATTCACTAGCATGGTGGCCTTATTAGTTCGCGGCAGGGGCGATACAGTGATGAAGAACAAGAGCGACAAGAGCACAAACGAATCACTTGGGTGGTGGAGTGAGCGCTGCCTTGAGCTTCTGCACCGTCCAAAAGTCAGTCTTGAAGGACTTGGCAAGCACGACGTCGTCAACGCCGGTGCCGAACACGGAGGCAGGCACATTCACGGTGCCCGGGGCGGCACTACCAAAGGCCGAGAACGCGGTGGCAGGGTTGGGGCCCTGGTTGTACTGGTAGTGCACGAGGCCCTTGGGGAACACAAATATGTCACCGGCCACGAGGTCCTGTGTGTAGAGCTTACCGGCAGTGTCAACAAACCCGACGGAGAGCGCACCGCTGTGGACAAACAGCAACTCAGCAGCGCGCGGATGGGTGTGCGGCGGGTTGACGTATCCGGAGGGGAACACGAGCATGGCATAGGACACACTCTGCCCGTTGAGCGCAGGGAACGCCCCCATATTGGCCTTGATCACAATGAAATACTGTGGAGGCCACGGCATGGTCTCGTTTGCGGCACCGAAGTCAGTGTAGGTGAAGAAGTCACCGGTGATGTTCGTCGGCGGCATGCCAACCATCGGCGCCGGCACGATGAAGTCACCAAGGATGTCTGGATCGCCGGCCACGACAGCCAGAGGTGCCCAGACCAATGAAACCACCACCAACACCAAAGAGTAGTAGTTCATGGATGCCATTGAAGTTGAATGAGTAGCTACAACGTTGGTAAGAGAGTGATGGGTGGACGGTGTGGTTGTGAGATGCGGTGAAGATCTTGCAGATCTGCTTGTGTTATTTATACAGAAAATCGATCGACAGATATGATGAACACCAAGCTGCAACACGCACGCACCCAcgcatgcacccacgcacgctaGGGCTAATTGGCACACATCTGAGGAAGAATTAACTGGCCAATGTCATGTTACTCTTTGGTGTCTCCAGCCATGCATAtggatatactccctccgttcctaaatataagtctttttacaaattctaatatagactacatatgaagcaaaatgagtgaatctgcactttaaaatatatctatatacatctatatgtagttcatattgaaatctctaaaaagacataAATTTAGAAACGGAGGGTGTACAATGCATATGGATATACCTGCATGCAAATTAGGAAAATTATTAGCATTCTGATCAAAACTTTGGCACTACTTTGTGTCTCACTCTCGACTTGGTAAATTACAGCTGTATGAGTCCACCAAAACCCTGCAAATATGTAATGTAGCACTGGACTTAGTATTATCAGGTCTCAAAGTAACTATAAACTGTCACAAGAGCTTCATCGATGCTTACAAATTTGCTAGTTTCCTGTCAAACATTGGAAACAACAATTGTGATGGCCAGCTAAATTTGCTCCAGCTGGCAGTGTCATCTTGACGGCTCTTCCAATGCCCTGGCGACTCCTACAAATAGCCTCCAGCCGGCGACCTCCACCGATCACACAACCTTACAACTCAGCGAAAATGGCGCCATCGCCTCTTATTACTCTGCTCGTCCTCCTCGGTGTGGCCTTCGTCGCCCACGCCAGCGACCCGGACATCCTCACGGACTTCGTCGTGCCCCCGGGCGCCAACGCGTCCGTGCTCGACGGCGCCTTCTTCACCTACACCGGCCTCATCGCCGACAACTCCGCCAACCCGGCCAAGTTCACAGTGTCCAAGGCCACCGCGGCCGAGTTCCCCGCGCTGCTGGGCCAGTCCGTCTCCTACGCGGCGCTCGTCTTCGGCCCCGGCACCGTCAACCCGCCGCACGTCCACCCCAGGGCCTCGGAGCTGCTCTACGTGGTGCAGGGCCCGCTGATGGTGGGCCTCGTCGACGAGACCAAAAACGAGCTGTACGCGCAGACGCTGCAGACGGGCGACATGTTTGTGTTCCCCAAGGGCATGGTGCACTTCCAGTTCAACGGCGGCGAGCACATGGCGCGCGCCTTCTCGGCCTTCGGAAGCGCCAGCCCCGGCACCGTCTCGCTGCCCGTGACGCTCTTCGAGTCTGGCATCCCGGACGCCATCCTCGAGAAGTCGCTCCACGTCGACGAGGCCACCGTGCACGCGCTCGAGCATGACCTTGCGCCGCCCGCTCCCGCTCCCGCTCCGGATTCCCCTCCGGCGCCCAAGAACGGTGCCGCGTCGCTGGTGCCGGCATGCTTCTCGCTCCTGGTTGGCTTCGCAGCCGCATTGTTGCTTTGATTTGGGATCTTGTGAGAGCTGTGGTTTCATCTTATTGTCCGTTATTCACGACCTTATATTTCAAAAGTACTTCCGGTCATTTAAATTTTGTGATGATTTTTAAATAATTGTGCATCCGAGTAGTTTTTTTAGATGAATTTTGAAGTTGACATTTCGATGCATAATTTTTGGTCGGTTGGGTCTATAATTTGGGTCAACTGATGTTTGGATTTAAGATGATTCTTCAACATTTCAATAATTCTCTAGTGAATGAATCATATAAATGTCGGAATATAAGTGCATTGTCCACCTTATTGTATCATTTCTTGTGTTGTACAGAGATGGTTGATGCCGATGGGTGTTGTATTTCATCATCTATTGTTTTGAAcgattcatttttttcttttttcctctgCCTAGTTATAGTTTCAGTCTTGTATGACTGGTTTTTGCAAATGTAATCTTTCTTGTGTATGTGTTGATGTTGGTTATTTGCATTCTAATCATGTAGAGACTGGTTGTGTGATCATTGTGTTTGTATCCCCTTGATGCTAAATTATACTTCAATTAAAAGCACCATTTATATATAAAAAGTTCATCATAAACACGTATATGTAAATCTTTGACAATATAAACCTTATATCTAGTCGTACAACATAAACCTTTGACAAGATATTCGTTTGGTGATGCACTTTAGAGCTCTGCACCAAATAAAAGAAATTGGCACAAATATATAAACTTCATAATTTTTTTTATGAGAAACACAATACATACACAGATGCTGACAAACACACACACTCACCCTATCCTATGAGCACCTTTGAAAGACTGAGCCAGCGGATCTTGAGATAAAGAAAGTCGTCATAGACACCTCCTAGTTGACAGCCATGCTATACCATTGAAAGAATAGTGTGGGGAAAGCTAGAATAAATCCAGGGGGAAATGTGATCACCCGTGCCAAGTCTAGGAACTGAATCCCGATGGGCAGATTATGCTCAGTTCATAATTTCATTAAAGGGTGTGACTagatctcagtcgactgagatttaacGAAGTCTCGGTCAAATGAAAGAACATAATTTTTTTCTCCAGGGCCGGGGTCATTCCCCTTTTCGAATAAGGAAAAAAAGAACATATAAAATATAAGAAGAAAAACTTAAAAGAAAATTTTACACGGATCTACAAGTCAGATCGAATGAATATAGTTTCGACAATAAACCGCTAATTATCCGCCCTAATATAAATGCTGCTTTACGTGTGCttccatgtcatgcatgttaatTTCGTATGTTGTTCATGATCTATGACTATCTCCACGGTGTGTTCAATTAACACGTGGAGCAACTCTGAGATATTTGGAGATCCTACTAGCATCGTAGTCGAAGGAGAAACCGACACTCCTGGTCGGGCTAAACTCGGCGAGCATCTGTGTATAAGGTGTGTGTGGCGGTAGTCAACCTTGGTGAGGAAGTACACAATGCCGTCCTCTTGCAGGCTCAGCTTGGGCAGGCCAATGTGAGGAGCTACGGTACCATCAATGTCTGGTCGCAACTCAGAGGAGTCGAGCTCGTAATCGATGCGCCAGTCCTCCGGAGACAAGATAGTACTAGTACCAATGCCGATGCTCCACACCGCGGCCTTCCAGCCATGCGTGCTGGGCTGCAGGTCGACGTACTTGATTATTGTAGAGCCACCGACGACGGCCACGTCCTGGGTAGACGCGTCCGTAGGCTCCACCGGCGGCGGCAGTGGTAAGAACCGGAGCGTGGGGCGCTCGTCGAGCACGTCGCACAAGACGATGCTGCCCGAGAGGTTTACCCAGGCCACCGTGCCCTTGTCTCCTCCCACGGCGATCGTCTTGTGCGTGTAGTTGTCGGGGAGTGGCTCGAGGACCGCCACCGGCTGCTTGCTCCAGGCGCCAGTGTCGGAGTGGTACAGCCAGAGATGGGAAGGGTTGTCGAACCCGAACCAACGAGACTGCGCGCGGCAATGACGTAGGCGCAGTTGTGGCCACCGGCTCCATCATGGCAGCCGCGGCACTGGCGTACGATGCCGGCCGTGCTATCGATAAAGCACTGGTGGTGGCCGGGGTGCGGGAGGTGCACGAGCGAGGGGACGCGGGCGTCATACACAAAGAACTCCTCTCGCTTGCTGTTGTCAAGCACGGCGTCGAGCGGAGTGTCACCGATGAGGACGCGTATGATTTCAGGCGGGTCGGCGAACACGGGGTTACCCATGTTGTTGTCGATCGAGCGAGTCAGAGAGAGATATTgagcgaggaagaagatgaactcGCGAGAGGTTTTGTGCTGCCACAACGCGCAGCGTTTTCTGTTCTGTTATTCCTCATCTTATCCATCGTACAGGACTCCACTAACCACCTCCCGGCCTGGCAGCTGCGATCCGCGAGAGTCGCTCCATCCAGCGACTGGATCGATCAGTGACCAAGACCAGGAGGTGGGAGTATCCTACGGAGAGGCGCAGCTCTCCACTACGTGCATGACTTTGCATGCTTTATTACAAGAAACAGAAAGTAAACAATGCTGCATGCATGAGATTATCTAGGCTAACATTTCACCCCCTTAATCTCACTGCACTACGCCGATCATCCCCAGCCTTTGCCGCATCTCAATGAAATGGACGCGCCCGAGAGCTTTGGTCAGTGCATCGGCGAGCTGATCTTGAGTCCCAACATGATCTATCTCCATTTGCTTCTTCTCCATACAATCTCGCACGAAGTGAAACTTAACATCGATATGTTTGCTTCGATCATGATGAACTGGGTTCTTGCTCAGAGCTATGGCTGATTTGTTGTCCACCAGAAGCTTGAACTGCGCCGGTGAGGTACCTGTGATATCCTCCAGTAATCGGCTCAGCCACAGTCCCTGACAAGTGGCAGCTGCTATTGCAACGTATTCAGCTTCGCAAGAAGAGAGGGCCACAATCTTTTGCTTCTGAGAGCTCCAGGTTACCAGATTCTTACCAAGAAAGAAGACATGCCCGGATGTGCTCTTGCGATCGCCAGTATCTCCAGCGTGGTCGCTGTCACTGAATCCAAGAAGTTCAGCAGTTCCATGGCCCCTCCTGTAGTTGCACCCATAATGCATAGTGCCTTTGATGTACCTTAGGATTTGCTTAACTGCTGCCCAGTGATGAGTGCTTGGTTTCTCCATGAATCTACGGACTATACCCACTGAATGTGCAATATCTGGTGTTGTGTTCACTAGGTAGCGCAGACTTCCAATTATCCTGCGATACAGAGTGGCATCAAACAGATCACCATCATCCTCTTTCTTCAGTTTGAGGCGACAGTCCATTGGCGTGTGACAACTGTTGCAGTTGCTCATATCTGCCATTTCCAAGATCTTGCCAGCGTAACTCTTCTGGCTGAGTGTGATTCCACCGCTGTTTTGCTGCACTTCAATACCCAGATAGTAACTCAACTGTCCAAGATCGCTCATCTTAAAGAGCTGCTGCATCTGATCTTTGAAGGAGATTATATCTGCTGCATTTGTCCCTGTGATGATCAAATCATCGACATACACTCCTACCAGCAGGAAAGACTGCGAGTTGCCCCGTCTGTACACTGCATGCTCTAGAGCACTTCGTGTGAAGCCAAGAGAGGAGAGGGTCTCATCCAGCTTAGCATACCATGCGCGTGGCGCCTGATGCAGTCCATACAATGCTTTGTGCAGACGCAGTACCCTTCCCTCTTGGCCAGGAACCTCGTATCCCGGAGGCTGTGCAACATAAACCTCCTCACTGAGATCACCGTTCAGGAATGCTGATTTCACGTCCATGTGATGGACCTCCCAGCCAGAGTGCGCGGCAAGCGCGAGCAGTAGCCTGACAGTTTCCATACGAGCCACAGGAGCAAAGACTTCTTCAAAATCCACCCCCTGGCGCTGAACGTATCCCTTTGCGACGAGGCGAGCTTTGTGCTTGACAACATTCCCCGCCGGATCGCGCTTGACACGATACACCCATTTCAGTCCGATCGCTTTGTGCTCAGGCGGGAGCTGAGCGAGCTCCCATGTACCATTGTCAATGATGGACTGCATCTCGACATCCATGGCGTCCTTCCATGCCTTGCTTCCTAGTGCCTCGTCTACGTCGCGCGGCTCCTCGGCACTGAACAGACAGCGCACGAGCAGACAACGCTCAAACTGTTCGCGCACAGCCTGATCTTCAGTCTCCTCCAGCACACTTGTGATGCTCCGGTAGCGAACCGGCTGTCCAGTTGGCAGATCATGCCTGGAGTCGTGCGACTGGGGCGTGGCCGAGCGATCTTCCACAGCTGTAGCGGGTGTAGCCAGACCGGACTGTGGTGTCCCTGGTGCTCTCGAAGCAGGCGTGTTCATCCCAGCAGGAGAGTCCGCAGGTGCAGGCGTTGAGCTTGTTGGAGAGCTTTGCGGTGTCAAGGCACACGCGGGAGACCCGGCGTCTATCTCATGCACTCCGCTGGCAGTGGTATACACCACGGTGAAAGTGGTCGGCGCAGCGCGGTTTTCTGCCACGCCCGAAGCGCGCCATGTCCATGGCCTGCTTTCTTCAAACACCACGTCCCGGGTCACCTGCACCTTCTTTGTTGCTGGGTTGTACACACGGTAGGCCTTGGAACCTTCCCCGTACCCGATGAAAACCATCGCCGTCGAACGATCACTGAGCTTGGTGACACCGGGGCCGACGTTCTTGACGTGAACCGTGCACCCGAACGTGCGCAGGTGATGCACGCTGGGCTTGCGGCCGTGCCACGCCTCATAAGGCGTGACACCCTTTAGACTGCGCGTGGGCGCGCGGTTCAGCACATACACGGCGGTCCTCACCGCCTCCGCCCAGAAGTACGCCGGCATGTCCATGCTCTTCAACATGCACCTGGCCATTTCCACGACCGTCTGGTTCCGCCGCTCTACCACTCCATTTTGTTGTGGTGAGTATGGGGCAGTGGTGAAGTGCTTGACACCGATCTCTTCACAATAGGCCCTGAATTCGCCGGAATTGAACTCGCCGCCGCGATCAG
This genomic window from Aegilops tauschii subsp. strangulata cultivar AL8/78 chromosome 4, Aet v6.0, whole genome shotgun sequence contains:
- the LOC109774353 gene encoding putative germin-like protein 9-2 translates to MASMNYYSLVLVVVSLVWAPLAVVAGDPDILGDFIVPAPMVGMPPTNITGDFFTYTDFGAANETMPWPPQYFIVIKANMGAFPALNGQSVSYAMLVFPSGYVNPPHTHPRAAELLFVHSGALSVGFVDTAGKLYTQDLVAGDIFVFPKGLVHYQYNQGPNPATAFSAFGSAAPGTVNVPASVFGTGVDDVVLAKSFKTDFWTVQKLKAALTPPPK
- the LOC109774351 gene encoding germin-like protein 9-1 — translated: MAPSPLITLLVLLGVAFVAHASDPDILTDFVVPPGANASVLDGAFFTYTGLIADNSANPAKFTVSKATAAEFPALLGQSVSYAALVFGPGTVNPPHVHPRASELLYVVQGPLMVGLVDETKNELYAQTLQTGDMFVFPKGMVHFQFNGGEHMARAFSAFGSASPGTVSLPVTLFESGIPDAILEKSLHVDEATVHALEHDLAPPAPAPAPDSPPAPKNGAASLVPACFSLLVGFAAALLL